In Altererythrobacter aquiaggeris, the genomic stretch GCAACCCTGACGCAAAGGTTCGCGGTATCGACATCAGCGAAGATCTTATTGAAATAGCCCGTGGACGGTCGGCAAATGCAAACGTTCATTTCGCTGTTATGGATGCGACCGAATGGAATGGCATAAGCTGGCGGCCGGATTTGATAATGTCGCGCCACGGAGTGATGTTTTTCAAGGATCCGGTTCAATCATTTTACCATTTACGCATGTCTGCTTCGGAGAATGCACGGTTGGTGTTTTCATGCTTTCAGCGTCTTGCGGCCAACCCCTGGGTGACCGAGATTGCGCGCCTGCTACCCGAAGGAGCAATCCAGTCCCCGGAACCCGGATATCGCCCCGGTCCTTTTGCATTTGCAAATCGTGACTTCGTTTCCGAAACGCTCCGCAGTGCGGGCTGGCAAAATGTCGAGTTTGAGCCGGTCGAATTCGCCTATATTGCCGGAGCCGGTGAAGATCCCGTCGATGATGCAGTCAATTACCTTCTGCGTATCGGTCCGGGCGCGGCCGCCGCGCGTGAGTTGGGCGACGCGGCGCGTGAAGTGTTCAAGGAAAAGTTACGCCGCTTCCTCGCTTCACGCGCGCGGGATGGTCTGGTCGCTCTGGGCGCATCGGCCTGGATCGTGACGGCACATAATTAGGTGCATGATGACGGCGGGGGATATTCGCCTTGTCGGGGCCACTCGCAGGTCTTAACTGCCGAATATGCAATCCACGAACGAAATACGCCGCTCATTTCTTGATTACTTCGCTGCCAATGGCCACGCGGAGGAGCCGAGTGCACCGCTAGTTCCCTATAACGATCCGACACTGATGTTCGTAAATGCGGGCATGGTGCCGTTCAAAAATGTGTTCACGGGGCTCGAAAAGCCGCCTGCACCGCGCGCGACCAGCTCGCAGAAATGCGTTCGGGCCGGCGGTAAGCACAATGATCTCGACAATGTTGGTTACACGGCGCGCCATCACACTTTCTTTGAAATGCTCGGCAATTTTTCGTTCGGAGACTATTTCAAGGCTGAAGCAATTGAACACGCCTGGACCTTGCTGACCAAAGAATGGGGGCTCGATCCCGAACGCCTGACAGCGACCGTCTATCACACGGATGACGAAGCGCATGCGCTGTGGGGCAGCATCGCCGGTTTGCCTGCCCATCGGATAATTCGCATACCGACAGCAGACAATTTTTGGTCGATGGGCGATACCGGACCCTGCGGTCCTTGCAGTGAGATCTTTTACGATCACGGTGACCATGTGGCCGGTGGTCCGCCAGGTTCTGCAGACGAGGACGGCGACCGGTTCGTCGAAATCTGGAATCTGGTTTTCATGCAATTCGACCAGAGTTCGGACGGCAAAAGAAAGCCTCTCCCCAAACCTTCCATCGATACAGGAATGGGTCTGGAACGCGTTGCTGCCGTTATGCAAGGTGTTCATAACAATTATGACACCGACACTTTCAAGACGTTGATAAGCGCATCGGAATCTCTCACCGGAAACAAGGCACAAGGGGCAACTCTCGCAAGCCACCGCGTCATCGCCGATCATCTGCGTTCGACCAGCTTTCTGCTGGCTGACGGCGTTCTGCCATCAAACGAGGGCAGGGGCTATGTGCTGCGCCGTATTATGCGGCGCGCCATGCGCCACGCACATCTTCTGGGATCGAGCGATCCTTTGATGCACCGGTTGGTGCCTTCGCTGGTCGAGGAGATGGGTCAGGCTTTCCCCGAACTGGTGCGCGGCCAGGAGCTGATCGAGGATGTGCTTGAAAGGGAAGAAGCCAAGTTTCGTCAGACCTTGGATAAAGGCTTGAAACTGCTCGAACAGGAAACCGAGAGTTTGAGCGATGGGGATGTATTGCCCGGGCAAACCGCGTTCAAGCTGTATGATACGTTTGGATTTCCGTACGACTTGACCGAAGACGCGTTGCGCGCAGAGGGTATAAGCGTCGATCGAACCGGCTTCGATGCAGCGATGGCCGAACAGAGAAGCGCTGCCCGCGCTGCGTGGAAAGGTTCCGGGCAGGCTGCCGACGGTGAATTGTGGTTCGACATTGCCGAGCGAGAGGGTGCCACCGAATTCACAGGTTACGTATCGACCGAAGGCGAAGGGCGGGTGGTCGCCCTCATCATCGACGGTAATGAGGTGGAGCGGGCAGATGCCGGAAGCGAATTGATCCTGCTTACCAACCAGACCCCGTTTTATGGCGAAAGCGGCGGCCAGACCGGCGATTCCGGTATCATAACCGGCGATAAACGGCTTGAGCTGGTGATCAGCGATACCAGCAAACCTTTGGGGCGGCTGCACGCGCACCACGGGACGATAAAATCTGGCAGTGTTGCAGTTGGCGAAACCTTGCA encodes the following:
- a CDS encoding class I SAM-dependent methyltransferase: MTDSKDWQGQVGETWSREWRRTDRSFSGLTDQLLRRATQSTIRHALDVGCGAGELTLALARSNPDAKVRGIDISEDLIEIARGRSANANVHFAVMDATEWNGISWRPDLIMSRHGVMFFKDPVQSFYHLRMSASENARLVFSCFQRLAANPWVTEIARLLPEGAIQSPEPGYRPGPFAFANRDFVSETLRSAGWQNVEFEPVEFAYIAGAGEDPVDDAVNYLLRIGPGAAAARELGDAAREVFKEKLRRFLASRARDGLVALGASAWIVTAHN
- the alaS gene encoding alanine--tRNA ligase; this encodes MQSTNEIRRSFLDYFAANGHAEEPSAPLVPYNDPTLMFVNAGMVPFKNVFTGLEKPPAPRATSSQKCVRAGGKHNDLDNVGYTARHHTFFEMLGNFSFGDYFKAEAIEHAWTLLTKEWGLDPERLTATVYHTDDEAHALWGSIAGLPAHRIIRIPTADNFWSMGDTGPCGPCSEIFYDHGDHVAGGPPGSADEDGDRFVEIWNLVFMQFDQSSDGKRKPLPKPSIDTGMGLERVAAVMQGVHNNYDTDTFKTLISASESLTGNKAQGATLASHRVIADHLRSTSFLLADGVLPSNEGRGYVLRRIMRRAMRHAHLLGSSDPLMHRLVPSLVEEMGQAFPELVRGQELIEDVLEREEAKFRQTLDKGLKLLEQETESLSDGDVLPGQTAFKLYDTFGFPYDLTEDALRAEGISVDRTGFDAAMAEQRSAARAAWKGSGQAADGELWFDIAEREGATEFTGYVSTEGEGRVVALIIDGNEVERADAGSELILLTNQTPFYGESGGQTGDSGIITGDKRLELVISDTSKPLGRLHAHHGTIKSGSVAVGETLHLKVDAQRRDAIRANHSATHLLHAALRNTLGGHVTQKGSLVAAERLRFDFSHPKPLSPSEIARVEADVNAEIRGNEAVNTRLMSPDDAVEAGALALFGEKYGDEVRVLSMGRQSGEGRNYSVELCGGTHVSAMGDIGLFRIISESAVSSGVRRIEALTGEAARLWLTGREDALKNIASALKAAPDEVEERVATLIDERKRMEKQLAEAQKAIALGGGAAGGADEVADEKIGGVSFAGQVVEGLNPKELRPFLDEAKQRMGSGIAAIAAINDGRAAFAVAVTSDLTDRFDAVDLVKAGVEALGGKGGGGRPDMAQGGGPDGAKAQSALDAVRAIIAV